A genomic segment from Limosilactobacillus sp. encodes:
- the mobC gene encoding plasmid mobilization relaxosome protein MobC, giving the protein MKPLKNKLIQTRLSEDELADFEAVKHELEIAGSSKAMRQMIRDEKLLMQAKNNWQKGKYDAVTILVQQLNDQGRLPLVEALYGLTNTSTSTELNLVRDQYTDIQQQLESIMYAVTKSGNNLNQIAHVLNAAKQQAEQEDDDLADDDLWQWVAKQLVENSQILTDLRLEINNLKHDTRRDKQEGGGEVVSPGNTLVS; this is encoded by the coding sequence ATGAAGCCATTGAAAAATAAATTGATTCAAACTCGCCTAAGTGAAGATGAACTTGCGGATTTTGAAGCAGTGAAGCATGAGCTAGAAATTGCTGGAAGTTCCAAGGCGATGCGGCAGATGATTCGAGATGAGAAGCTATTAATGCAAGCTAAGAATAACTGGCAAAAGGGCAAGTATGACGCGGTAACGATTTTAGTTCAGCAACTGAATGATCAAGGGCGGTTGCCATTAGTCGAAGCGTTATACGGCTTGACAAATACTAGTACATCAACCGAATTGAACCTTGTACGGGATCAATATACTGACATTCAACAGCAACTCGAATCAATCATGTATGCCGTGACCAAGAGTGGAAATAATCTGAATCAAATTGCCCATGTATTAAATGCCGCTAAGCAACAGGCAGAACAAGAAGATGATGACTTAGCTGACGATGATTTGTGGCAGTGGGTCGCTAAGCAGTTGGTTGAAAATAGCCAAATTTTGACTGACCTGCGATTAGAAATTAATAACCTTAAACATGATACTAGACGTGACAAACAGGAGGGCGGTGGTGAAGTTGTCAGTCCTGGAAACACACTCGTGTCGTAG
- a CDS encoding relaxase/mobilization nuclease domain-containing protein, with the protein MKLSVLETHSCRSSYRRLQYLFQEPPHSYRKTSRRVLACTGFNIKLLHDPDGNISTTQNGGYLEKQFKDNLKKAHNPKRTYQAQTLIVSFSPDEFDTKDLNLQAKQALTLVQHFVHQHFSDAQSVIAVQADGQGGKLHAHVVFNTVKPNGKTISTSRFNIHQLRTNFDHEMSQNYQRVTCHSWTNPIHNQQKRQDANNLTTRSEWQQNLKQIITQVKSEVASLKAFIQRLGEQGITVTDRKKKTSWTYHQMVDGKEYKVRDFYQRVNKQTGEVLSTRGLGQEFTKSYLTSYFKQKENEEEEDTNDRKENDRLEKVRTMARDAKIRIARQQRLNQLNRQRSESAQAREQKQRSIKEARLSDRRDSKAKRRQSSVEERRQLEQQARRKRAETQRSADGPEL; encoded by the coding sequence GTGAAGTTGTCAGTCCTGGAAACACACTCGTGTCGTAGTAGCTATAGAAGATTACAATACCTATTTCAGGAGCCACCACATAGCTACCGGAAGACATCACGAAGGGTACTTGCCTGCACTGGATTTAATATAAAGCTACTACATGATCCGGATGGCAATATTTCAACGACCCAAAATGGTGGATACCTAGAAAAGCAATTCAAGGATAACTTAAAGAAAGCTCACAATCCCAAACGAACCTACCAAGCACAAACATTGATTGTCTCATTTTCACCTGACGAGTTTGATACGAAAGACCTTAACCTACAAGCCAAACAAGCCTTAACGCTAGTCCAACACTTTGTCCACCAACATTTTTCTGACGCCCAATCCGTAATTGCAGTTCAGGCGGACGGTCAGGGCGGCAAGCTTCATGCTCATGTTGTTTTCAATACAGTCAAGCCAAATGGCAAAACCATTTCTACCAGCCGCTTTAACATACATCAACTACGAACCAACTTTGACCATGAAATGAGTCAGAACTACCAACGAGTAACTTGTCATAGTTGGACCAACCCCATACATAACCAACAAAAGCGGCAAGACGCTAACAATTTAACCACACGATCTGAATGGCAACAGAACTTAAAACAGATCATCACCCAAGTTAAGAGCGAAGTAGCTTCACTTAAAGCCTTTATTCAGCGATTAGGCGAACAAGGAATAACTGTGACTGACCGTAAAAAGAAAACGTCTTGGACCTACCATCAAATGGTCGATGGTAAAGAGTACAAAGTCCGAGATTTTTATCAACGGGTGAATAAGCAAACCGGTGAAGTACTGTCTACTCGTGGCCTGGGCCAGGAATTTACGAAGAGTTATTTAACAAGTTACTTTAAACAGAAAGAAAATGAAGAGGAGGAAGATACCAATGACAGAAAAGAAAACGACAGACTCGAAAAAGTCCGAACAATGGCAAGAGATGCTAAGATTAGGATTGCTAGACAACAACGCCTCAATCAGCTCAACCGACAGCGAAGTGAATCCGCTCAAGCTCGGGAGCAGAAACAAAGATCTATCAAAGAAGCTCGACTATCTGATCGACGAGACAGCAAAGCAAAACGACGTCAATCAAGTGTCGAAGAACGTCGACAACTTGAGCAACAAGCTCGACGAAAAAGGGCAGAAACTCAAAGATCAGCTGACGGACCAGAACTCTAA
- a CDS encoding helix-turn-helix domain-containing protein, which translates to MCHIHKIGTNIAAKRRKLNLSQEQLAELAGVSSNYMARIERGEVKNFSAINLLKIANALKVSIDELISGSYKNKAIKLNPYQQKLFNLLDMLEDSTSEQLSKLFIEIIKTASTTDINNKNDK; encoded by the coding sequence ATCTGCCATATACATAAAATTGGCACAAATATAGCCGCAAAACGAAGAAAATTAAACTTAAGTCAAGAACAGTTAGCAGAATTAGCTGGGGTGTCTTCGAACTATATGGCACGAATAGAGCGTGGTGAAGTTAAAAATTTTAGTGCAATTAATCTTCTTAAAATTGCAAATGCTTTAAAGGTTAGTATTGATGAACTTATTAGTGGCAGTTATAAAAACAAAGCAATAAAACTAAACCCTTACCAACAAAAGCTTTTCAACTTACTAGATATGCTCGAAGATAGTACGAGTGAACAATTGTCAAAATTATTTATTGAAATAATCAAAACAGCATCAACAACTGATATAAATAACAAAAACGACAAGTAA
- a CDS encoding IS30 family transposase, with the protein MSTTILSFQNRVVIETLHNEGRSLRYIANYLGFSKTTIFNELHRLNSEYQAELAQTDFEQKVSQRGRKSSLTKNLKHLVEEKIQVQKWSPEQVAHVVGIAYKTVYNWIDQGWLDVQLPDLPDHGIRRHRAKEKRGTFSHGRSIEERPHKVETRQEFGHFEADTVLSGKRKGQAVATFVERKSRLTIVKRLHGRDSQSMTQAVLELASQLQDKLKTLTVDHGKEFANYQTIERQTGTPVYFAHAYSPHERGSNENRNRVLRRFIPKGQAIEELSDRQLVQINWYLNSRPLKCLNWRTPIEIFLLNLRH; encoded by the coding sequence ATGAGCACCACTATTTTATCATTCCAGAACCGTGTTGTCATTGAAACACTTCATAATGAAGGACGTTCCTTGCGATACATCGCTAACTACTTAGGCTTTAGTAAGACCACCATCTTTAACGAACTTCACCGGCTAAATAGTGAGTACCAGGCTGAGCTAGCGCAAACTGACTTTGAACAAAAGGTTAGTCAACGGGGGCGGAAGTCTTCGCTCACTAAAAACCTTAAACACTTGGTCGAGGAAAAGATTCAAGTCCAGAAGTGGTCCCCTGAACAAGTTGCCCATGTGGTTGGGATTGCCTACAAGACGGTCTATAACTGGATTGATCAAGGCTGGCTTGATGTACAGCTACCCGATTTGCCTGATCATGGAATTCGTCGTCATCGTGCTAAAGAAAAGCGTGGTACGTTCAGTCACGGCCGCTCCATTGAGGAGCGTCCTCATAAAGTCGAAACTCGCCAGGAGTTCGGCCACTTTGAAGCTGATACCGTACTTTCTGGCAAACGTAAAGGTCAAGCTGTGGCTACTTTTGTGGAGCGTAAGAGTCGCCTGACAATTGTTAAACGGCTCCATGGCCGCGACAGTCAGTCTATGACTCAAGCCGTACTTGAACTAGCTAGTCAACTTCAAGACAAGCTCAAGACGCTGACCGTGGATCATGGGAAAGAGTTCGCTAACTATCAGACAATTGAACGGCAAACTGGTACTCCGGTTTATTTTGCCCATGCTTATTCACCACATGAACGCGGTAGTAATGAGAACCGTAACCGAGTTTTGCGACGATTTATTCCCAAGGGACAAGCTATTGAAGAGCTGAGCGATCGCCAGCTGGTTCAAATCAATTGGTATCTGAATTCCCGGCCACTTAAATGTCTTAACTGGCGCACACCAATCGAGATCTTCCTGCTTAATTTACGTCATTAA
- a CDS encoding KxYKxGKxW signal peptide domain-containing protein — protein MKNNVMHYKMYKAKKNIVFAGLATTAVLAGLTLSNVNNTASAATTSAAPASAQVTSDSTASSSAATTSSATSDSTASSSAATTSSATSDSTASSSAAASSAVASNAVSAANAKVTSNNAANSSAIATNSAAVKSDAENPVPASSNTTDPKAAVSEANQLTSQAKQITDNTATASQNLSNANATLASASANVTSATAAYSAAKKAADAASSNANAADAAYTAAKSAAEAANSAAVVAQQKANAAGQTYTTASDALVKANKAASDAQAAANAAGEKLEEAKAAQTKAEADLATAHDANITAIDNYKAASNAASDAQVAYNNNASVQNYTAAQNAYSDAAVAESTAAATYKKALSDWHAGNISDVEWNQAQDAYQAAVDAYATAEQNMTNAMPENVYKAAQDAESAAAAAYKKALSDWHAGNISDAEWNQAQDAWQNAVDTYAVAEKTYNDYKSLGEKLNTANDNLKAAQHQVIVARNNYQAAADAVKTAKANVAAAQKAFDDARNAETAADDAQAVAQEAFNKAQAAFDEARNAETKADDAAKAANDKLATATKAYDDAENALTKADEAVEAAHQEVLTANQNLKDAQANVDAAQKVVNEAAANAAKASQLLQQAQDLLKNINWNQNNNGNNGGNQNNGGNTNNGGNTNNGGNTNNGGNTNNGGNTNNGGNTNNGGNTNNGTTNGNNGVVSGGAANNGATVKDHVIPSKQPVAALPQTGNENSAAVVALGAVAAMFGLGLASKKREF, from the coding sequence ATGAAGAATAATGTAATGCATTATAAGATGTACAAGGCTAAGAAGAACATCGTCTTCGCTGGTCTTGCTACCACTGCTGTTTTGGCAGGCCTGACCCTTTCTAACGTTAACAATACTGCTTCTGCTGCTACTACTTCTGCAGCTCCAGCTAGTGCACAAGTAACTAGTGACTCCACTGCATCATCATCAGCTGCTACTACTTCATCAGCTACTAGTGACTCCACTGCATCATCATCAGCTGCTACTACTTCATCAGCTACTAGTGACTCCACTGCATCATCATCAGCTGCTGCTAGTTCCGCTGTTGCTTCAAACGCTGTTTCCGCAGCTAACGCTAAGGTTACTAGTAACAACGCTGCTAACTCCAGCGCTATTGCTACTAACTCCGCTGCTGTTAAGAGCGACGCTGAAAACCCTGTTCCTGCTTCCAGCAACACTACTGACCCTAAGGCTGCGGTTTCCGAAGCTAACCAACTGACTAGCCAAGCTAAGCAAATCACTGACAACACCGCTACTGCTTCTCAAAACTTGAGCAACGCTAACGCTACCCTTGCCAGTGCTTCCGCTAACGTTACTAGCGCTACTGCTGCTTACTCCGCTGCTAAGAAGGCTGCTGACGCTGCTTCCTCTAACGCTAACGCCGCTGATGCTGCTTACACTGCTGCTAAGAGCGCTGCTGAAGCTGCTAACTCCGCTGCCGTTGTTGCTCAACAAAAGGCTAACGCTGCTGGCCAAACCTACACCACTGCTTCTGACGCTCTGGTAAAGGCTAACAAGGCTGCTTCTGACGCCCAAGCTGCTGCTAACGCTGCTGGTGAAAAGCTTGAAGAAGCTAAGGCTGCCCAAACTAAGGCTGAAGCTGACTTAGCTACTGCTCACGACGCAAACATTACTGCTATTGACAACTACAAGGCTGCTTCAAATGCTGCTAGTGACGCACAAGTTGCTTACAACAACAATGCTTCTGTTCAAAACTACACTGCTGCCCAAAACGCTTACAGTGACGCAGCCGTTGCTGAGAGCACTGCAGCTGCAACTTACAAGAAGGCACTCTCTGACTGGCACGCAGGCAACATCAGTGATGTTGAATGGAATCAAGCACAAGATGCATACCAAGCAGCAGTTGATGCATATGCTACTGCAGAACAAAACATGACTAATGCAATGCCAGAAAATGTTTACAAAGCTGCTCAAGATGCTGAAAGTGCTGCCGCTGCCGCTTACAAGAAGGCACTTTCAGATTGGCATGCAGGCAACATCAGTGATGCAGAATGGAACCAAGCACAAGATGCATGGCAAAACGCTGTTGACACTTACGCTGTTGCTGAAAAGACATACAACGATTACAAGAGTCTTGGCGAAAAGCTTAACACTGCCAACGATAATCTGAAGGCTGCTCAACACCAAGTAATCGTTGCGCGGAACAACTACCAGGCTGCTGCTGATGCTGTTAAGACTGCTAAGGCTAACGTAGCTGCTGCTCAAAAGGCCTTCGATGACGCACGTAACGCTGAAACCGCTGCTGACGACGCTCAAGCCGTTGCTCAAGAAGCCTTCAACAAGGCTCAAGCTGCCTTTGACGAAGCACGTAACGCTGAAACTAAGGCTGACGATGCTGCTAAGGCTGCCAACGACAAGCTGGCTACTGCTACTAAGGCTTACGACGATGCTGAAAACGCTCTGACTAAGGCTGACGAAGCTGTTGAAGCTGCTCACCAAGAAGTTCTGACTGCTAACCAAAACCTGAAGGACGCTCAAGCTAACGTTGACGCTGCTCAAAAGGTTGTTAACGAAGCTGCTGCTAACGCTGCTAAGGCTTCTCAACTTCTTCAACAAGCCCAAGACTTACTGAAGAACATCAACTGGAACCAAAACAACAATGGCAACAACGGTGGTAACCAAAACAATGGTGGCAACACCAACAACGGTGGTAACACCAACAACGGTGGTAACACCAACAATGGTGGTAACACCAACAATGGTGGTAACACCAACAATGGTGGTAACACTAACAATGGTGGTAACACTAACAATGGTACTACTAATGGTAACAACGGTGTTGTAAGCGGCGGTGCTGCTAACAACGGTGCTACTGTTAAGGACCATGTTATCCCTTCAAAGCAACCTGTTGCTGCCTTACCACAAACTGGTAACGAAAACAGCGCTGCAGTTGTTGCCCTTGGTGCCGTTGCTGCTATGTTCGGTCTTGGTCTTGCTTCCAAGAAGCGTGAATTCTAA
- a CDS encoding ISL3 family transposase: MSQNHFILDVLGIKDPNIKVQTVEEKKIGPETVREITAKLTYPITRCRNCGFTKVVRNGYRKTHIRLASLDGVRYELILWKQRYYCKCCNSTFGAITSLTKENHTLSKKLKSQVMQFVKQGLNGELIAKICHCSPSSVRRTIIERVQPHYRMAKLPKHLCFDEFRSTKSTMSFICCDSETHQLVVKLYDRLSSSIINYFENRYSKQERAQVQSVVIDLNAQYQSFIYRLFPNAKIIIDRFHIVQLAGRALDNSRISLLKTLDKHSREYRILKSQWRLFHQKATTLRPEKPVYLLGINEYMTRQNAVDLITSKFPRFKAVYDTYQDITLAIAGRDSDLLISAIRDYQTTKTEMDTTISTLRKNLKAVINSVKYEFSNGPLEGINRKIKVLKRSCYGFANQEFFFLRIDCLFA, translated from the coding sequence ATGTCCCAAAATCATTTTATCTTAGATGTCCTTGGAATTAAAGACCCCAATATTAAAGTTCAAACTGTTGAGGAAAAGAAAATTGGCCCTGAAACCGTTAGAGAAATTACAGCTAAATTAACGTATCCAATTACGCGTTGTCGTAATTGTGGTTTTACTAAAGTCGTTAGAAATGGTTACCGTAAAACCCATATTCGCTTAGCTAGTTTAGACGGGGTTCGCTATGAATTAATTCTCTGGAAACAACGGTACTACTGTAAATGCTGTAATAGCACCTTTGGTGCTATTACCAGCCTAACCAAAGAAAATCACACCCTATCTAAAAAGCTTAAAAGCCAGGTTATGCAATTCGTTAAGCAGGGCCTTAATGGTGAATTGATTGCCAAAATATGTCACTGCTCCCCTAGTAGCGTTCGACGAACTATCATTGAACGGGTTCAACCACATTATCGCATGGCTAAGCTTCCTAAACATCTTTGCTTTGATGAGTTTCGTTCCACTAAGTCAACGATGTCCTTTATTTGTTGTGATAGCGAAACCCATCAATTAGTCGTTAAGCTTTATGATCGGCTATCTTCCTCGATTATCAATTACTTTGAAAATCGTTATTCTAAGCAGGAACGTGCCCAAGTCCAATCAGTAGTCATTGATCTTAATGCTCAGTATCAAAGCTTTATCTATCGCCTTTTTCCTAACGCTAAAATTATTATTGATCGTTTCCACATCGTCCAACTGGCCGGTCGCGCCCTTGATAATAGTCGCATTAGTCTACTTAAGACGCTAGACAAACACAGTCGCGAATACCGCATTCTTAAGTCACAGTGGCGCCTATTTCATCAAAAGGCAACCACTTTAAGACCTGAAAAGCCTGTTTATCTACTCGGCATCAATGAGTATATGACTCGCCAAAATGCCGTTGATCTAATTACTAGTAAGTTTCCCAGATTCAAAGCCGTTTATGACACTTATCAAGATATTACCCTGGCAATCGCTGGTCGCGATAGCGACCTATTGATATCAGCTATTCGTGACTACCAAACCACTAAAACCGAGATGGACACAACTATCTCTACTCTGCGTAAGAATCTCAAAGCAGTTATCAATAGTGTTAAGTATGAATTTTCCAATGGTCCTCTTGAAGGAATTAACCGAAAGATCAAAGTCTTAAAGCGCTCTTGTTATGGGTTTGCCAATCAAGAATTTTTCTTTTTAAGAATTGATTGTCTGTTTGCGTAA
- a CDS encoding IS30 family transposase: MTHLNDTMSTILLTTHKKNAHLTKEERVMIATLKSQGLSNRAIGRQLGVNHQTINNELNRGTVRQLRRQKSNGKIYEYSYYIYSYEAGQATYLEHHRHSGRRRLYYSSKQFLRLADQLMLGEFDDHHYSPQAVIYKARDLMNDGTLIPKSVVTLYQWINEGVLRTSNLDLFEKPKRKHHQTHPQAKRCLGPNIAQRPQTADQRSEIGHWELDTVQGQKNGNDSVVLVMTDRLSRVNITSKIAGKTAHAVNQFFINLRQKMGTDAYYRIFKTITSDNGSEFSELTQVHDHVFYADPYSPWERGSNEINNRFLRKEITKGEAINNYSSAQIIATNDWMNHYPRAMFNGHSSMDIYRKAFYQEISQLHQPIINWSVLFI; this comes from the coding sequence ATGACGCACTTAAATGATACCATGTCTACTATTTTATTGACTACTCATAAAAAGAATGCTCATCTTACTAAAGAAGAACGTGTGATGATTGCGACTTTAAAGTCGCAAGGACTTTCCAATCGCGCAATTGGTCGCCAATTAGGAGTTAATCATCAAACAATTAATAACGAGCTCAACCGTGGTACGGTCCGCCAACTTCGTCGTCAAAAATCTAATGGTAAGATTTACGAATATTCTTACTACATCTATAGTTATGAAGCTGGTCAGGCCACATATCTTGAACATCACCGCCATTCTGGTCGTCGTCGCTTATATTATTCTTCAAAGCAATTTTTACGATTAGCTGATCAGCTAATGCTTGGTGAGTTTGACGACCACCATTACTCCCCACAAGCGGTTATTTATAAGGCTCGAGATTTAATGAATGATGGCACCCTGATCCCAAAGTCGGTTGTAACTTTATATCAATGGATTAATGAGGGTGTGCTTCGTACGTCCAATTTAGACCTCTTTGAAAAACCTAAACGTAAGCATCATCAAACTCATCCGCAAGCTAAAAGGTGCTTAGGGCCTAATATTGCTCAACGACCTCAAACTGCGGACCAACGGTCCGAAATTGGCCATTGGGAACTGGATACAGTTCAGGGACAGAAAAACGGTAATGACAGTGTTGTACTAGTAATGACTGATCGCCTTTCACGAGTTAATATCACGAGTAAAATTGCTGGTAAAACTGCGCATGCAGTAAATCAGTTCTTTATAAATTTGCGCCAGAAAATGGGCACAGATGCTTACTATCGCATTTTTAAGACAATAACCTCTGACAACGGTTCAGAATTTAGTGAGTTAACACAAGTTCACGATCATGTTTTCTATGCTGATCCGTATTCCCCTTGGGAACGTGGATCCAATGAGATCAATAACCGGTTTCTCCGCAAGGAGATTACCAAAGGTGAAGCTATAAATAACTATAGTAGTGCTCAGATCATAGCGACTAATGATTGGATGAATCACTATCCACGAGCTATGTTTAATGGACATTCGTCAATGGATATCTATCGTAAGGCCTTCTACCAAGAGATATCACAGCTCCATCAACCAATAATCAATTGGTCAGTATTATTTATTTGA
- a CDS encoding replication-associated recombination protein A codes for MTFKQPLADLMRPVSLEQMVGQEHLLAPGRPLYQIIKEHLAVSLLLWGPPGSGKTTLAYVMSKTLQLPFEKFNASIQNKSQLQKLVDRHPDESFVLLLDEIHRLTKPIQDYLLPYLENGHILLVGTTTENPIMAIQPAIRSRCQIFEFYPISASKIEPVLMRAAKEHLDFTLTAEQAHAIANSGNGDVRVALNILDTLHAMHPNELSMKEIAEFARNQHFAFDKDATKHYDYLSAFQDSIEGSDADAALYYLAVILKSGDLESVVRRLKDAAALDVGLADPARATQVITLANTALEIGLPRASTHVAMATILLAVAPRSDSAMQAYYQAVKDAEHPTNHPMPKYLQDSHYQGAGKLRGAGEMQNMFDLPHKIARQEYLPKDLVGKHYYVPAPNRAEQKLYSQYQALFRYIYQRPFVPTEFPDHFEHFTSSHIK; via the coding sequence ATGACGTTTAAGCAACCACTCGCCGACTTAATGCGGCCCGTCTCGCTGGAGCAAATGGTCGGGCAGGAACATTTGCTTGCCCCGGGGCGACCGCTCTATCAGATTATTAAAGAACACCTGGCGGTCAGCCTGCTGCTCTGGGGGCCACCTGGATCTGGCAAGACGACGCTCGCCTATGTAATGTCGAAAACGCTCCAGCTGCCCTTTGAAAAATTCAACGCATCCATTCAAAACAAGAGCCAGCTGCAGAAGCTAGTCGACCGGCACCCAGATGAAAGTTTTGTTCTCTTGCTGGATGAAATTCATCGCCTGACGAAGCCCATCCAGGACTACCTGCTCCCTTACCTTGAGAATGGCCACATCTTGCTGGTGGGGACGACCACCGAAAACCCGATCATGGCGATCCAGCCGGCGATCCGCTCCCGGTGCCAAATCTTTGAATTTTATCCGATTTCTGCCAGCAAAATTGAACCGGTGCTGATGCGGGCGGCCAAGGAACACTTGGACTTCACATTAACAGCGGAGCAGGCCCACGCGATTGCCAACAGCGGCAACGGGGACGTCCGCGTTGCCCTAAATATCCTGGATACTCTCCACGCAATGCACCCGAATGAATTGTCGATGAAGGAGATCGCGGAGTTTGCCCGCAACCAGCACTTCGCCTTTGACAAGGATGCGACCAAGCACTACGATTACCTGTCTGCCTTTCAGGATTCGATCGAGGGCTCGGACGCGGATGCGGCCCTTTACTACCTGGCGGTAATCCTAAAATCTGGTGACCTGGAATCGGTCGTTCGCCGGCTCAAGGATGCAGCCGCGCTAGACGTCGGCCTGGCTGATCCGGCACGCGCCACCCAGGTGATCACTTTGGCAAATACCGCCCTGGAGATCGGTCTCCCGCGGGCTTCGACCCACGTAGCGATGGCAACCATCCTGTTGGCGGTGGCGCCACGTTCCGATTCGGCGATGCAGGCCTATTACCAGGCGGTGAAGGATGCCGAGCACCCGACGAATCATCCGATGCCAAAGTACCTGCAGGATTCGCACTACCAGGGAGCGGGCAAGTTACGCGGGGCGGGGGAGATGCAGAACATGTTTGACCTGCCGCACAAGATTGCCCGCCAGGAATACCTGCCCAAGGATTTGGTCGGCAAGCATTACTATGTTCCGGCACCGAACCGGGCGGAACAAAAGCTTTACTCCCAGTACCAGGCTCTGTTCAGGTATATCTATCAGCGGCCCTTTGTCCCGACCGAATTCCCAGATCACTTTGAGCACTTCACGAGCAGCCACATTAAGTAG
- a CDS encoding CynX/NimT family MFS transporter, which produces MIFLKKMKHHSPFLVPGFLFLGICMRMPITAVPSVIREIARSFNVTPTSLGILTTIPLLCFGLLAPMISAVARRIGNELTIALAMIVMVSGSFLRVFDLAALIIGTILVGAAITCANVLLPTIIADKLPEKIGSVTGMYNVAITLFAAIGAYAITPITHATSWQAAVIIISIIILVAALVWAPNLRYNRREEELRQDERGQNMWRNANAWWLLLFFGGQSFVFYSIVTWLPTIAVDTGLTSDQASLVAGLFQLFSMPFAFLVPVITTRLKNRQPIMALAGAITLIGVGMLFFPLSSFVYYVCAALFLGMGTTTTFVLAMTLFSLKARSVAETRNLSGMVQSGGYLIAALGPLVTGKLSVLGQHWSVSLTLLVIIIVCFTVCGVIAEREEFV; this is translated from the coding sequence ATGATTTTTTTGAAGAAGATGAAACACCACAGCCCATTTTTAGTCCCCGGCTTTCTGTTCCTGGGCATCTGCATGCGAATGCCCATCACGGCAGTTCCGTCGGTGATCAGAGAGATTGCTCGGTCCTTTAACGTCACCCCGACCAGCCTGGGGATTTTAACCACGATCCCGCTGCTCTGCTTTGGATTGCTCGCACCGATGATCTCCGCAGTGGCACGGCGCATCGGCAACGAGCTAACGATCGCGCTGGCGATGATCGTCATGGTCAGCGGTTCTTTTCTCCGCGTTTTTGACCTCGCTGCACTAATAATTGGGACAATTCTGGTAGGTGCCGCGATCACCTGTGCCAACGTCCTTTTGCCAACAATCATCGCGGACAAGCTTCCCGAAAAAATCGGCAGCGTCACTGGAATGTACAACGTTGCAATCACCCTCTTCGCGGCCATCGGGGCTTACGCCATCACGCCAATTACCCATGCCACCAGTTGGCAGGCCGCCGTCATTATCATCAGCATCATTATCCTCGTGGCCGCACTTGTTTGGGCCCCGAACCTGCGCTATAACCGGCGCGAAGAGGAGTTGAGGCAGGATGAGCGGGGACAAAACATGTGGAGAAACGCGAATGCCTGGTGGCTATTGCTATTCTTCGGCGGGCAATCCTTTGTCTTCTATAGCATTGTGACCTGGCTGCCGACCATCGCGGTGGACACCGGCCTGACCAGTGATCAGGCGAGCCTGGTCGCAGGACTGTTCCAGCTATTTTCGATGCCGTTTGCTTTCCTGGTTCCGGTCATTACGACCCGACTGAAAAATCGGCAACCTATCATGGCCTTGGCAGGAGCGATCACCCTAATCGGGGTCGGAATGTTATTTTTCCCGCTAAGCTCCTTTGTTTACTACGTCTGCGCCGCGCTTTTCCTGGGAATGGGGACAACGACGACATTCGTGCTGGCGATGACGTTATTCAGCCTCAAGGCACGGAGCGTGGCCGAGACGCGCAACCTTTCGGGGATGGTCCAGTCGGGTGGCTATTTAATCGCGGCTTTGGGCCCGCTGGTCACGGGAAAATTGTCCGTGCTCGGCCAGCACTGGTCGGTCAGCTTGACCCTGCTTGTAATTATCATCGTCTGCTTTACAGTTTGCGGGGTAATTGCTGAACGGGAAGAGTTTGTGTAA